The genomic DNA CGTACCTCCCGACTGTCTTTCCGACGTGGGAACTCATCGTCGTCGACGATGGTGAGAACGAGTTCGGCACCGCACCGCTTCCCGATGCGGACAATGTCCGGCTCATCACGCATTCCAGGAACCTCGGCAAGGGCGCGGCGGTGCGTACCGGAATGCTTGCTGCCCGCGGGCGGATTCGCATCTTCACGGACATCGACATGCCGTATGATCGCGAACTGCTGCCGGTCCTCGCGGATTACATCGATCGGTCGGGGTTTCATCTCGTCATCGGCGACCGGACCTTGCCGGGATCGCACTACGCGGCGGCGACGAGTCCGGCGCGGCGGATGCTGTCGGCAGTCGCGTCACGCGTCATCGGCTCGCTCGTGACGGGCGGATTCTTCGATACGCAGTGCGGGATCAAGGCGATGCGCGGCGATGTGGCGGACGCGCTTTTTCCGATGATCCGGACCCGGCGTTTCGCGTTCGATGTGGAGATCGTGTATCTGGCACTCAAGCACGGGCTCGATGTGAAGCGGGTGCCGGTGCACCTGCGACGCAACCTCGAGTCCTCGGTCCGGCCGTTTCCGGACGCGGTGCGCAGCGCGATCGACATCCTTGCGATCAAGCTCAGGCAGCTCCGACGCGAGTACGACAATCCCGAATTGGCAGCGATCATCTTTGACGAACATGCCCGGGCGCTCGCGCGCAATCATTCCCTGCCGACGAGCGCGCCCACCGATCGATCGGAATCCACCCGCTGACGGCGCCTGACTCAGTGTCCCGATGAGGCCGGCGGCGCAAACAACGCCACCCCCACCCGGTTCGGCCCCATGTCCCAATGCACCACCAATTGCCAGTCTGCCGCCCACGACGGCGGCTTCCCCGCGTTCGGCCAGATCTGCAGCAGCAGGCACGGCACCTTCCCCGGCTGATCGGCGTAGCGTGCCGAAATGTTCGGCACCGCGATCGGCCGGAAAACGGTCGTCGGCTGGAGCGATCGCGTCAGCGCCATGACGGGATATTCCCACGCGTCAGGCCACGTATGCGTCCCGACGTCGCCGCAACCGCTTGCTGCGATCCGGTCGACGATGTCGAGATACGGACGCGCCAGCGCCGGCTCGTACATGAAGTACGTCAACGATCTCGGTGTCGTCAGTACACTGGGCCTCGGCGCGATGGTGTTCCCCGGAATCGACAGCAGCGGACGGGTATACCCGAGGAGCGCGACCGGAAGCGCGCCGATCAGCAGGATGCCGATGATCATCTGCCTCGGCACCTTCGCCAGTCGATCGAGCTCGCCGGCGGCGATCGCCGCGGCCAGCACGAAGAGCGGCGTCTGCAAACGGCTGTTGTAGCTCTGCCACTTGAGTTCGGCGCAGAAGATCACGAACGCCCCCGCCAGCGCCATCACGATCCACGCCGATGTTCTGCGAGGCGGCGACCGGAACAGCGCCACGATGCATCCGGCGATCAGCAGGAGGTGCAACGGATTCGGCGCCGATTCCTCGTGGGTGTTCCACGGTGTCGGAATGAACTTCGGATTCCACGTCGTCCGTTGGTCGTCGGGATTGAC from Gemmatimonadales bacterium includes the following:
- a CDS encoding glycosyltransferase; the protein is MTEIAVSVILPCFRSTPVALRTAEVLAAYLPTVFPTWELIVVDDGENEFGTAPLPDADNVRLITHSRNLGKGAAVRTGMLAARGRIRIFTDIDMPYDRELLPVLADYIDRSGFHLVIGDRTLPGSHYAAATSPARRMLSAVASRVIGSLVTGGFFDTQCGIKAMRGDVADALFPMIRTRRFAFDVEIVYLALKHGLDVKRVPVHLRRNLESSVRPFPDAVRSAIDILAIKLRQLRREYDNPELAAIIFDEHARALARNHSLPTSAPTDRSESTR